In Leptodesmis sichuanensis A121, the following are encoded in one genomic region:
- a CDS encoding glycoside hydrolase family 13 protein — MQIQTPDWVKHAVFYQIFPDRFARSSHPHKKLLRNATWEEWEAMPTLQGYKGGDLWGVLDKLDYLQDLGITAIYFTPIFQSASNHRYHTHDYYQVDPMLGGNAAFRALLDEAHRRGMKVVLDGVFNHSSRGFFFFHDVLENGPYSPWVDWFKIHDWPVSPYNGEYPANYEGWAGNRALPVFNHDHPEVREYLMEIAEYWIEYGIDGWRLDVPFEIKAEGFWQEFRQRVKAINPDAYIVGEVWGDSRQWLDGTQFDGVMNYLFAAPTIAFTAGDRVDLAQVQGRSYEPYPALSAKEYGEKIQALLQLYPWEIQLTQLNLLASHDTARLLTIAGGDRASVELATLLLLTFPGAPSIYYGDEVGLPGGLDPDSRRGFPLSTDWDGEIFADHRRLIELRHAHPALRIGDYRVLFAEGNVYVFARTLGTEELIVAINVGTEASRATLTPAATGLKTQPHRQLFGASEYGWTGEGQLILHLPARSGCVLGG; from the coding sequence ATGCAGATTCAAACGCCGGATTGGGTAAAACACGCGGTTTTTTATCAAATTTTTCCCGATCGCTTTGCTCGCAGTTCCCATCCTCATAAGAAGTTATTGAGAAATGCCACCTGGGAAGAATGGGAAGCGATGCCGACTCTCCAGGGCTATAAGGGGGGTGATTTGTGGGGCGTACTGGATAAGCTGGACTATTTGCAGGATCTGGGGATTACGGCCATCTACTTTACGCCCATCTTTCAGTCGGCCAGCAATCACCGTTACCACACCCACGATTATTATCAGGTGGATCCAATGCTGGGGGGCAATGCCGCCTTTCGCGCCCTATTGGATGAAGCCCATCGGCGTGGCATGAAAGTGGTGCTGGATGGGGTATTCAACCATTCCAGTCGGGGGTTTTTCTTCTTTCATGATGTGCTGGAAAACGGCCCTTATTCTCCCTGGGTAGATTGGTTTAAGATTCACGACTGGCCAGTGTCGCCCTACAACGGGGAGTATCCCGCCAATTATGAAGGCTGGGCTGGAAATCGGGCACTGCCAGTATTTAATCACGATCATCCCGAAGTGCGGGAATACCTGATGGAGATTGCCGAGTACTGGATTGAGTACGGCATTGATGGCTGGCGGCTGGATGTGCCGTTTGAAATTAAAGCCGAGGGATTCTGGCAGGAGTTTCGGCAGCGGGTGAAGGCGATTAATCCAGATGCTTATATTGTCGGGGAGGTATGGGGCGATTCGCGGCAATGGTTGGATGGCACGCAGTTTGATGGGGTGATGAACTATCTGTTTGCCGCACCAACGATCGCCTTCACCGCAGGCGATCGGGTTGACCTGGCTCAGGTGCAAGGCCGTTCCTATGAACCGTATCCAGCCTTATCTGCGAAAGAGTACGGTGAAAAAATTCAGGCGTTGCTGCAACTTTATCCCTGGGAGATTCAACTCACCCAACTGAATCTGCTGGCCAGTCACGATACGGCGCGGTTACTGACGATCGCAGGGGGCGATCGTGCCAGCGTGGAACTGGCAACCCTGCTGTTGCTCACCTTTCCTGGCGCTCCCAGCATCTACTATGGCGATGAGGTGGGGTTGCCGGGTGGCCTGGATCCTGATTCTCGACGCGGCTTTCCACTCAGTACCGATTGGGATGGGGAAATTTTTGCCGATCATCGGCGGCTGATTGAGCTGCGCCATGCCCATCCAGCTTTACGCATTGGAGATTATCGAGTGCTGTTTGCCGAGGGAAATGTGTATGTGTTTGCCCGCACCCTGGGAACTGAGGAACTGATTGTAGCAATCAATGTGGGAACTGAAGCGAGCCGTGCTACTCTCACTCCTGCAGCAACAGGGTTGAAGACTCAGCCCCACCGTCAGCTTTTTGGAGCCAGTGAGTATGGATGGACTGGGGAAGGACAATTAATCCTGCACCTGCCAGCCCGCAGTGGATGTGTATTGGGTGGCTAG
- a CDS encoding Uma2 family endonuclease, whose translation MVVTLDLRPILELTDEQFEQICRSNPDLKFERTAKGELVVVALTGGETGRRNIKLSARLETWSDAAGLGVAFDSSTGFRLPNGAIRSPDAAWICLERWESLTPEQRKKIVPLCPDFLVELRSPNDELEDLQAKMQEYLANGLKLGWLLDPDTQTVEIYRPDRAVEVLTNPTHLSGEDVLPGFCLNLTGILA comes from the coding sequence ATGGTTGTTACCCTCGATTTGCGTCCCATCCTGGAACTAACCGACGAACAGTTTGAGCAAATCTGCCGCAGCAATCCTGATCTGAAATTTGAACGTACCGCGAAGGGAGAACTGGTTGTTGTGGCGCTGACTGGAGGCGAAACGGGCAGACGAAATATTAAGCTGAGTGCCCGGTTAGAAACCTGGAGCGATGCAGCCGGATTAGGGGTTGCCTTCGACTCTTCCACTGGATTTCGGTTGCCAAATGGAGCGATTCGCTCACCGGATGCCGCCTGGATTTGTTTAGAACGTTGGGAGAGCCTAACTCCAGAGCAACGCAAGAAAATTGTGCCCTTATGTCCAGATTTTTTGGTGGAACTACGATCTCCGAACGATGAATTAGAAGACCTGCAAGCCAAAATGCAAGAGTATCTGGCGAATGGTCTAAAGCTGGGCTGGCTTCTAGATCCAGATACGCAAACCGTAGAAATCTACCGTCCTGATCGGGCTGTCGAAGTTTTGACAAATCCCACCCACTTATCTGGTGAAGATGTTCTACCCGGATTCTGCCTGAATTTAACCGGAATTCTTGCTTAA
- a CDS encoding DICT sensory domain-containing protein — MLEGSILHQLKMAHQPGQVGKRPLNFGVYYKNTLVALCHALEDCILTCSSQPLVVTAFQRGKWYLQEADRYADLAEKSRQVVIMAAPDAGFAEHPTSQRSNVDLVSLTPDDPVAQEWHLMILAPTYSAMVLCQELSDADYGQSGPPTTDLERKFYGFWTFEANLVQEAIDLAIAHLRPYNPALADQLSSQVEAITAGQTVERDDLGPIVARVVDYLHETHTVHHAPGTATSWLKPEHHLDTNLVSNEVQAFLRMAQLTDQADTRNPNAAAEVAALAEAMGQLLDLPIWQISRLKLAGLLHRLAPLQQTESVLAPGTGRYSSDAPDQAPSCPLVPGAQVVRTMPQLRAIATIITHQTEHWDGSGQPGGLAGDEIPLESRILGLVETFQHRLAHLRSAADALSPEECMAKALADCQQEQNQRWDPKLVETLSLLVCGLQQGLNLSVSSPKISAGLWLIDSRCADDLFAQRVDRE; from the coding sequence ATGCTTGAAGGTTCGATACTCCACCAGTTAAAGATGGCGCATCAACCAGGACAGGTTGGCAAGCGCCCACTCAATTTTGGGGTTTATTACAAAAACACGCTGGTTGCCCTCTGCCATGCGTTAGAAGATTGCATTCTAACGTGCAGCAGTCAACCTTTAGTCGTCACCGCTTTTCAACGGGGAAAGTGGTATTTGCAGGAAGCCGATCGCTACGCAGATCTGGCTGAGAAGTCGCGACAGGTGGTGATCATGGCCGCTCCCGATGCAGGCTTTGCAGAGCATCCTACTAGCCAGCGATCGAACGTGGATTTAGTCAGCCTCACCCCGGATGATCCGGTGGCCCAGGAATGGCATTTAATGATTCTGGCTCCCACCTATTCAGCTATGGTGCTGTGTCAGGAGCTTTCCGATGCGGATTATGGTCAATCCGGCCCGCCCACAACCGATCTGGAACGCAAGTTTTACGGCTTCTGGACGTTTGAAGCCAATCTAGTCCAGGAAGCGATCGACCTGGCGATCGCCCATCTGCGCCCTTACAACCCGGCATTAGCCGATCAATTATCCAGTCAGGTAGAAGCCATCACCGCAGGTCAAACCGTTGAGCGAGATGACCTCGGCCCGATCGTGGCGCGAGTGGTGGATTATTTGCATGAAACCCATACCGTTCACCACGCACCAGGTACAGCAACCTCTTGGCTGAAGCCTGAGCATCATCTGGACACAAATTTGGTGTCTAACGAGGTGCAGGCATTTTTGCGAATGGCGCAATTAACCGATCAGGCCGATACCCGAAATCCCAATGCAGCCGCAGAAGTGGCGGCTCTCGCAGAGGCAATGGGGCAGCTTTTAGATCTTCCCATCTGGCAAATTAGTCGCCTCAAGCTAGCAGGATTGCTGCATCGATTGGCGCCCTTACAACAAACGGAATCAGTACTGGCTCCCGGCACAGGTCGCTACTCCAGCGATGCTCCCGATCAAGCGCCCAGTTGTCCTCTGGTACCCGGAGCGCAGGTGGTACGAACCATGCCCCAGTTACGGGCGATCGCCACCATCATTACCCATCAGACCGAGCATTGGGATGGCTCCGGTCAACCAGGGGGATTAGCAGGCGATGAAATTCCTCTGGAGTCAAGAATTTTGGGACTGGTGGAAACGTTTCAACATCGCTTAGCCCATTTGCGATCGGCGGCTGATGCTCTCAGTCCTGAAGAATGTATGGCTAAAGCACTGGCGGACTGTCAGCAAGAACAAAACCAGCGCTGGGATCCTAAACTGGTGGAAACCCTTTCATTGCTAGTCTGTGGCCTGCAACAGGGGCTAAACTTATCTGTCAGTTCTCCCAAAATTTCTGCTGGCCTGTGGCTGATTGATTCCCGCTGTGCAGATGATTTGTTTGCACAAAGGGTGGATCGTGAATAG
- the gatA gene encoding Asp-tRNA(Asn)/Glu-tRNA(Gln) amidotransferase subunit GatA, protein MVSIRELHQQLVGKQRSAVEIAQEALDRIQTLEPKLHSFLQVTADYALKQAAQVDARIAAGEEIGLLAGIPIGIKDNICTQGIPTTCASRILENFVPPYEATVTQKLMAAGTVMVGKTNLDEFAMGGSTETSAFQLTANPWDLSRVPGGSSGGSAAAVSAGECVVALGSDTGGSIRQPASFCGIVGLKPTYGLVSRYGLVAFASSLDQIGPFARSVEDAAILLGAIAGYDPKDSTSLKVDIPDYTQFLKPDLKGKKVGVIQETFGEGLSPDVEKAVRGAIDQLKDLGAEIVEISCPRFRYGIAAYYIIAPSEASANLARYDGVKYGKRVEDAENLMEMYTRTRAEGFGPEVKRRIMIGTYALSAGYYDAYYLKAQKVRTLIKRDFESAFGQVDVLVSPTAPTTAFKAGDKTADPLSMYLIDLMTIPVNLAGLPGMSLPCGFDKDGMPVGLQIIGNVLREDQVFQVAYAYEQATDWHKQAPKLV, encoded by the coding sequence ATGGTATCCATTCGGGAGTTGCATCAACAACTCGTTGGCAAACAGCGATCGGCGGTGGAAATTGCTCAGGAAGCCCTCGATCGCATTCAGACATTGGAACCTAAACTGCACAGTTTTTTGCAGGTAACGGCAGATTATGCCCTGAAGCAGGCTGCACAGGTGGATGCCAGAATTGCCGCTGGCGAAGAGATTGGCCTGCTGGCGGGAATTCCGATTGGAATTAAGGACAACATCTGTACGCAAGGAATTCCCACTACCTGTGCCTCGCGAATTCTGGAAAACTTTGTGCCCCCCTATGAAGCCACCGTCACCCAAAAGCTGATGGCCGCCGGAACGGTGATGGTCGGCAAGACCAATCTGGACGAGTTCGCGATGGGCGGCTCCACGGAAACTTCGGCGTTTCAACTAACGGCCAATCCCTGGGATCTGTCTCGTGTTCCCGGTGGATCGTCAGGTGGTTCGGCAGCGGCAGTGTCAGCCGGGGAATGTGTGGTGGCGCTAGGATCGGATACGGGCGGCTCCATCCGCCAACCTGCGTCCTTCTGTGGCATCGTCGGCCTGAAACCGACCTATGGTCTGGTGTCCCGCTATGGCCTGGTGGCTTTTGCCTCATCCCTGGATCAGATTGGGCCGTTTGCCCGATCAGTGGAAGATGCCGCGATTCTGTTAGGCGCGATCGCCGGATACGACCCCAAGGACTCCACCAGCCTGAAGGTCGATATTCCCGACTACACCCAATTCCTGAAGCCTGACTTAAAGGGCAAGAAGGTGGGCGTAATTCAGGAAACCTTTGGCGAAGGCTTGAGTCCCGATGTGGAAAAGGCAGTCAGGGGGGCGATCGACCAACTGAAAGACTTGGGTGCTGAAATCGTCGAAATCTCCTGTCCCCGTTTTCGCTACGGCATTGCGGCTTACTATATCATTGCGCCCTCCGAAGCCTCCGCCAATCTCGCTCGTTATGATGGGGTGAAGTACGGTAAGCGCGTGGAAGATGCCGAAAACCTGATGGAGATGTATACCCGCACCCGTGCGGAAGGTTTTGGCCCGGAAGTGAAACGTCGGATTATGATTGGCACCTACGCCCTGTCTGCTGGATATTACGATGCCTATTACCTCAAGGCCCAAAAGGTGCGAACGCTGATTAAACGGGACTTCGAGTCAGCCTTCGGCCAGGTGGATGTGCTGGTGTCTCCCACCGCTCCCACGACCGCCTTCAAAGCCGGTGATAAAACTGCCGATCCCCTCAGTATGTACCTGATCGACCTGATGACCATTCCCGTCAATCTGGCCGGACTTCCCGGAATGAGCCTACCCTGCGGCTTTGACAAAGATGGTATGCCCGTCGGTTTGCAAATCATCGGCAATGTCCTGCGCGAAGACCAGGTGTTTCAAGTTGCTTACGCTTACGAGCAAGCCACCGATTGGCACAAGCAGGCTCCTAAGCTGGTTTAA
- a CDS encoding S8 family serine peptidase, with amino-acid sequence MLKEFFYSSYSDTSTATSHVAGVAALMLSANPFPPHDLPHPPHLPHPPYSCHPCQISSTGKTPF; translated from the coding sequence TTGCTTAAAGAGTTTTTCTACAGTTCCTACAGCGACACCTCCACGGCAACTTCCCATGTCGCTGGCGTGGCTGCCCTGATGTTGAGTGCCAATCCGTTTCCCCCTCACGATCTCCCTCATCCTCCCCATCTCCCCCATCCCCCTTACTCCTGCCACCCTTGCCAAATTTCCTCCACAGGCAAGACTCCCTTCTAG
- a CDS encoding pentapeptide repeat-containing protein — MTTNTSQTDKLNFAPGIDLEEADLSGKDLQGVNLIGARLMGANLNGARLTGASLEGANLIGSQLVGADVRSTLMGANLMQADLTEADLRGANLRGANLMRARLNKASMAGSFLSGANLMGVNLQGVDLRGADLRGINLTSANLQGANLMQADLQGALLSEANLEEANLQGANLAGANLAGANLLCTDLEDAHLEGANLAGACLVGTVLDKGT; from the coding sequence ATGACGACTAATACTTCTCAGACAGATAAGCTCAATTTCGCTCCTGGCATAGATCTGGAAGAAGCAGATCTGTCAGGCAAAGATTTGCAGGGCGTGAATTTGATTGGTGCCCGCCTCATGGGAGCTAATTTGAATGGAGCCAGGTTGACAGGAGCCTCGTTGGAAGGAGCGAACCTGATTGGCAGTCAGTTAGTTGGGGCAGATGTGCGATCGACGCTCATGGGAGCCAATTTGATGCAGGCAGACTTAACCGAAGCCGATCTGCGGGGAGCCAATTTGCGGGGAGCCAATCTGATGCGGGCCAGGCTAAACAAAGCCAGTATGGCCGGATCCTTTTTGAGTGGCGCAAATTTAATGGGTGTGAATTTGCAAGGAGTAGATCTGCGGGGAGCCGATTTGCGGGGAATTAACCTGACCAGTGCCAATCTCCAAGGGGCAAACTTGATGCAGGCGGATTTGCAGGGAGCTTTATTGAGTGAAGCTAATTTAGAAGAGGCAAATTTGCAGGGAGCCAATCTGGCGGGTGCCAATTTGGCAGGAGCAAACTTACTGTGTACAGATTTAGAAGACGCTCATTTAGAAGGGGCAAATCTGGCCGGTGCGTGTTTGGTTGGAACAGTACTGGATAAAGGAACTTAG
- a CDS encoding cobaltochelatase subunit CobN, protein MKRIVLIAGFESFNAELYRKAAEVAQLRCPDLEIQVFSDRDLAAHPTTVETALQGADVFFASLIFDYDQVLWLRDRVQSIPIRLVFESALELMSLTQLGKFAIGDQPKGMPKPVQFILSKFSNSREEDKLAGYLSFLKTGPKLLKYIPIGKVQDLRNWLIIYGYWNAGGADNVAALFWTLAEKYLGLTIGDIPPPLETPNMGLLHPDYQGYFESPRAYLEWYYRFKFSGLSSQLESETQTSNLKTQTLKLPLIALLLYRKHVITRQPYIPQLIRALEAAGLIPVPIFINGVEGHVAVRDWLTTEYEQQQRQAGINQTPSLSSEAVQVDAIVSTIGFPLVGGPAGSMEAGRQVEVAKRILSAKNVPYFIAAPLLIQDIHSWTRQGIGGLQSVVLYALPELDGAIDTIPLGGLVGDRIYLIPDRVQRLTNRLQHWIELRRTPKSDRRIAIILYGFPPGYGATGTAALLNVPKSLLNLLHALKAEGYTVGDLPEDGETLIEWVKQADEQMMGWRGNGVARDRGGRGDRGEIGFPPSPSASPPSSSPTPLSPFPTVVPVHTLENWLGYLRTSWIERCWKSLTDTGIKTLEDQFLLGGVQLGNVWIGVQPPLGISGDPMRLMFERDLTPHPQYAAFYKWLQEEFQAHAVVHFGMHGTVEWLPGSPLGNTGYSWSDILLGNLPNLYIYAANNPSESMLAKRRGYGVLISHNVPPYGRAGLYKELVALRDLISEYREDPDKNYVLKEAICTKVIDTGLYADCPFEEAKQLGIEFTVENINLFTQQSFNRYLVKLYDYLQVLENRLFSSGLHILGQPPDPDQLKTYLTAYFGDDLSEDLLQEIIEQPDKIQAELTSESKIQNLKSKIEDAIAIRSLLSQTTDELTNLLRGLNGEYIPPAPGGDLLRDGPGVLPTGRNIHALDPYRMPSPAAYERGREIAQKIIQQHLKEHHNTYPETVAVMLWGLDAIKTRGESLGILLELVGAEPVKEGTGRIVRYELKPLAEVGHPRIDILANLSGIFRDSFVNVIELLDDLFRRAAEADEPEDQNFIRKHTLALKAQGVDNASARLFSNPAGDYGSLVNDQVVASNWESGEELAQTWQGRNAFSYGRQDKGQARPEVLQTLLKTTNRVVQEIDSVEYGLTDIQEYYANTGGLKKAAEQQQGQKVTANFIESFSKDTTPRKLEDLLRMEYRTKLLNPKWAEAMVAQGSGGAYEVSQRMTALLGWGGTADFQDSWVYDQAANTYALDPEMAEKLRKANPEAFRNIVGRMLEAHGRGFWNADPEKLEQLRQLYNLTEDELEGVTD, encoded by the coding sequence ATGAAGCGAATTGTTTTAATTGCCGGATTTGAGTCCTTCAATGCAGAGTTATATCGCAAAGCAGCGGAAGTGGCTCAATTGCGTTGTCCGGATCTGGAGATTCAGGTGTTTAGCGATCGCGACCTGGCGGCCCATCCTACCACGGTAGAAACTGCTCTTCAGGGAGCCGATGTTTTCTTTGCCAGCCTGATTTTTGACTACGATCAGGTGCTGTGGCTGCGCGATCGCGTTCAATCCATTCCCATTCGCCTTGTCTTTGAGTCCGCCCTGGAATTGATGAGCCTGACCCAACTGGGCAAATTTGCGATCGGGGATCAACCCAAAGGGATGCCCAAACCCGTTCAGTTTATCCTCAGCAAATTCTCCAACAGTCGGGAAGAAGACAAACTGGCAGGCTATCTCAGCTTCCTCAAAACTGGCCCCAAACTGCTGAAATACATCCCGATCGGCAAAGTTCAAGATCTGCGTAACTGGCTGATCATCTATGGTTACTGGAATGCAGGCGGTGCGGATAACGTTGCCGCTCTGTTCTGGACTTTAGCCGAGAAATATTTGGGATTAACGATCGGCGATATCCCGCCACCTTTGGAAACCCCCAACATGGGCCTGCTGCATCCCGACTATCAAGGGTATTTTGAGTCACCGAGAGCGTATTTGGAATGGTACTACAGGTTTAAGTTCTCAGGTTTAAGTTCTCAGTTAGAATCCGAAACTCAAACCTCAAACCTTAAAACTCAAACCTTAAAACTCCCCCTCATCGCCCTGCTTCTCTACCGCAAACACGTCATTACCCGACAGCCCTATATCCCCCAACTGATTCGGGCCTTGGAAGCGGCAGGGCTAATTCCCGTACCCATTTTCATTAACGGGGTCGAAGGTCATGTGGCGGTGCGGGATTGGTTGACCACGGAGTATGAACAACAGCAGCGGCAGGCGGGAATTAATCAAACACCCTCCCTATCCAGTGAAGCGGTACAGGTAGATGCGATCGTCTCTACGATTGGCTTTCCTCTGGTGGGAGGGCCAGCCGGATCGATGGAAGCCGGACGACAGGTGGAAGTTGCTAAACGCATTCTCAGTGCTAAAAATGTGCCCTATTTCATCGCTGCTCCTCTGCTGATTCAAGACATCCATTCCTGGACACGGCAGGGAATCGGTGGACTGCAAAGCGTGGTGCTGTATGCTTTACCGGAACTGGATGGAGCCATTGATACGATTCCTCTGGGTGGTCTGGTGGGCGATCGCATTTACCTGATTCCCGATCGGGTGCAGCGGCTCACCAATCGTCTCCAACACTGGATTGAATTGCGCCGGACTCCGAAGAGCGATCGTCGGATTGCGATCATTCTCTATGGCTTCCCTCCCGGTTATGGTGCAACCGGAACCGCTGCCCTGCTGAACGTCCCCAAATCCCTGCTCAATCTGCTGCACGCCCTCAAAGCCGAAGGCTACACGGTAGGCGACCTTCCCGAAGACGGCGAAACCCTGATTGAATGGGTGAAACAAGCCGACGAACAGATGATGGGCTGGCGGGGTAATGGGGTAGCCAGGGATAGGGGCGGTAGGGGAGATAGGGGAGAAATAGGATTCCCTCCTTCCCCCTCTGCTTCACCTCCCTCATCTTCCCCCACCCCCCTATCCCCCTTTCCTACCGTCGTTCCTGTCCACACTCTGGAAAACTGGCTCGGCTATCTTCGCACATCCTGGATCGAACGCTGCTGGAAATCTCTCACCGACACAGGGATCAAAACCCTGGAAGACCAGTTCCTGCTAGGAGGCGTACAACTGGGCAATGTCTGGATTGGGGTACAGCCTCCGTTAGGCATTTCAGGCGACCCCATGCGGCTGATGTTTGAGCGAGATTTAACCCCTCATCCGCAGTACGCTGCATTTTACAAGTGGTTGCAAGAAGAGTTTCAAGCTCATGCTGTGGTGCATTTTGGGATGCATGGCACGGTGGAATGGCTGCCCGGTTCTCCTCTCGGTAACACCGGCTATTCCTGGTCAGACATCCTGCTGGGAAATTTGCCCAATCTCTACATCTATGCTGCCAATAATCCTTCGGAATCGATGCTGGCTAAACGGCGTGGCTACGGCGTACTGATTTCCCACAACGTTCCCCCCTACGGTCGAGCGGGTCTGTACAAAGAACTGGTCGCCTTGCGAGATTTGATCAGTGAATACCGGGAAGATCCTGACAAAAATTACGTCCTCAAAGAAGCCATCTGCACAAAAGTGATTGACACTGGCCTCTATGCCGACTGTCCCTTTGAAGAGGCTAAACAGTTGGGCATCGAGTTCACCGTTGAAAACATTAACCTGTTCACCCAACAATCCTTCAACCGGTATCTCGTAAAACTCTACGACTATCTGCAAGTCCTGGAAAACCGCCTGTTCTCCTCCGGCCTGCATATTCTCGGCCAACCTCCCGACCCCGATCAACTCAAAACCTATCTCACAGCCTACTTTGGCGATGATCTATCTGAAGACTTGCTTCAGGAGATTATTGAGCAACCCGACAAGATTCAGGCTGAACTCACATCCGAATCCAAAATCCAAAATCTAAAATCCAAAATTGAGGATGCGATCGCCATTCGTTCCCTCCTCTCCCAAACCACTGACGAACTCACCAACCTACTGCGTGGACTTAACGGCGAATATATTCCTCCTGCTCCCGGTGGCGACTTACTGCGAGACGGCCCCGGAGTATTGCCCACCGGACGCAACATTCACGCTCTGGATCCCTACCGGATGCCCTCTCCGGCTGCCTATGAACGAGGCCGGGAGATTGCCCAGAAAATCATTCAGCAACACCTGAAGGAACACCACAACACCTATCCCGAAACCGTTGCCGTCATGCTATGGGGACTGGATGCGATCAAAACCAGAGGCGAATCTCTGGGGATTTTGCTGGAACTGGTGGGAGCCGAACCTGTGAAAGAAGGCACCGGACGGATTGTGCGCTATGAATTAAAACCCCTGGCTGAAGTCGGCCATCCCCGCATCGACATTCTCGCCAACCTGTCGGGCATTTTCCGGGATAGCTTCGTCAATGTCATTGAATTGCTAGACGATCTGTTCCGTCGTGCCGCAGAAGCGGATGAACCGGAAGACCAAAACTTTATCCGCAAACATACCTTAGCGCTCAAAGCCCAGGGAGTAGACAATGCCTCTGCCCGTCTCTTCTCCAATCCTGCCGGAGATTATGGTTCGCTGGTCAATGATCAAGTCGTCGCTTCTAACTGGGAATCGGGAGAGGAACTGGCGCAAACCTGGCAGGGACGGAACGCTTTCAGTTATGGACGGCAGGATAAAGGACAGGCTCGCCCCGAAGTTCTGCAAACCCTTCTGAAAACAACCAACCGCGTCGTTCAAGAAATCGACTCCGTGGAATATGGACTGACAGATATTCAGGAATACTACGCCAACACCGGAGGTCTGAAAAAAGCCGCCGAGCAACAGCAGGGCCAAAAGGTTACGGCGAACTTCATCGAAAGCTTTTCCAAAGACACCACTCCCCGCAAATTGGAAGATTTGCTGCGGATGGAATATCGTACGAAACTCCTGAATCCTAAATGGGCGGAAGCGATGGTGGCTCAAGGTTCTGGTGGAGCCTATGAAGTCTCGCAACGGATGACAGCTCTGCTGGGTTGGGGCGGCACGGCAGACTTTCAGGACTCTTGGGTTTATGATCAGGCCGCCAACACTTATGCCCTCGATCCAGAGATGGCAGAAAAACTCCGAAAAGCCAACCCGGAAGCGTTCCGCAACATTGTCGGTCGAATGCTGGAAGCTCACGGTCGCGGCTTTTGGAATGCCGATCCCGAAAAGCTCGAACAACTCCGCCAACTCTACAACCTCACTGAAGACGAGTTAGAGGGCGTTACAGATTAA
- a CDS encoding hybrid sensor histidine kinase/response regulator, with protein MAPVRILIVEDERLVADDLQETLQGLGYEVSASVASGEEALAKVAETSPDLVLMDIRLAGTLDGVQTSDLIQSQFQIPIVYLTANADRATLERVKASQPFGYILKPFNEKILATTIDIALSRHQAEKEIRQALSTTEVELQTVKQKAQKQAEHLSIVAHELRNPITAIKFAVEMLTNYNGDLSEEKRERYIKRIQNAAKSLNDLLEDVLTLERTRANKLQPLPVPIELVSFCQEVLETFQLSAGDLYSFVFSSNESFCLVYLDDKLLWHLLNNLLSNAVKYSPEGGGIWLTITFTSETINLQVKDQGIGIPPEAQATLFEPFQRASNVGKIPGSGLGLAIAKQCVTLQGGTITVDSAVGAGATFTATLPRQSVSYPFPTSEQE; from the coding sequence ATGGCACCTGTCAGGATCTTAATTGTTGAAGATGAAAGATTAGTTGCAGACGATCTCCAAGAAACCTTGCAGGGATTAGGGTATGAAGTATCGGCTTCAGTTGCCTCAGGTGAAGAAGCTTTAGCGAAGGTTGCTGAAACTTCCCCAGATTTAGTGCTGATGGATATTCGATTGGCTGGGACATTAGATGGGGTACAGACTTCCGATTTGATTCAATCCCAGTTTCAAATTCCGATCGTGTATCTGACTGCGAATGCCGATCGGGCCACTCTAGAACGGGTAAAAGCCAGCCAGCCATTTGGTTACATCTTAAAACCTTTTAATGAAAAGATTTTGGCAACTACGATTGACATTGCTCTGTCTCGCCATCAAGCAGAGAAAGAGATTCGACAAGCCCTGTCTACTACAGAAGTAGAGTTACAAACTGTCAAACAAAAAGCACAGAAGCAGGCGGAACACCTCTCGATCGTGGCCCATGAACTGCGAAATCCGATTACTGCCATTAAGTTTGCAGTTGAGATGTTAACAAATTATAACGGAGATCTATCTGAAGAAAAAAGAGAACGCTACATTAAACGCATTCAAAATGCGGCCAAGAGTCTGAATGATTTGTTAGAAGATGTCCTCACGCTAGAACGAACCCGTGCAAATAAATTACAGCCTCTTCCAGTTCCGATTGAGTTGGTGAGTTTCTGTCAGGAAGTGCTTGAAACTTTCCAACTGTCTGCTGGAGATCTTTATTCTTTTGTATTCTCTTCAAATGAATCTTTTTGTCTAGTGTATTTGGATGATAAATTACTGTGGCATTTACTGAATAACTTACTATCTAATGCTGTTAAGTATTCTCCTGAAGGCGGAGGTATTTGGCTGACGATCACCTTTACATCTGAAACGATTAATCTTCAGGTGAAAGATCAGGGCATTGGCATTCCACCAGAAGCACAGGCAACCTTATTTGAACCGTTCCAACGAGCCAGCAATGTCGGAAAGATTCCTGGTAGTGGGTTGGGACTGGCGATCGCTAAACAGTGCGTCACCCTGCAAGGAGGAACGATCACTGTAGATAGTGCGGTAGGAGCAGGAGCAACCTTTACCGCTACCCTACCTCGACAAAGCGTTAGTTATCCATTCCCGACCAGTGAACAGGAATAA